The Thermotoga sp. DNA segment GCGTTGGAGTAACCAAACTGCAGGTATCCAAAGGCCTTATTGTATATGAAGATTCCCATTGTTTCCGTCGCATGTACAGGACCACCTTTTGTCATGGCGTAAATCTCTCCAAAAACATTAAGAGCCGCTATGGAAGACATCGTTGAACAAAAAAGAATGTAAGGCTTTAGCAAAGGAACTGTTATCTTGAAAAACACCTGAGAAGGCTTTGCTCCATCTACCTTCGCAGCTTCTACAAGTTCGTTAGGTATGCTTTGAAGTCCTGCAAGATAGATGACCATATAGTATCCAAAACCCTTCCACATAGTAACGAACATGATAGCAAACAAAGCGAAGTTCGGATTTGATAAAAAGGAAATTGGCTCTTTTATAATATGAAGGGATTGAAGCAGAAAGTTTATGAATCCCTTTTCTCTGTACATCCATTGCCAAGTAATGGCAGCTATAGTTATAGGTGTAACGACTGGGAGAAAGATAAGAGTTCTGAAAATGTTTCTTGCCTTCAAGGCATTGTTCAACAGAACCGCTAAAACCATTGAAATTATCTGTAAAGGAGGAACTATAACTAAGTAAAACAAGCTGTTCCTAAAGGCATTCCAAAAAAGCGGATCTCTGAGAAGATTTATATAATTTCTGAGGCCAATGAAAAGCGAGTCACCGACCATATCGTATTGATAGAAAGATATCTTCACACCAAAAATCAAAGGATAATATGTGAATAAAACCATCAGTAATGTAGGAATGGTTATGAAGAAGAAGGTAAGTGTCATTTGCTTTCTTCTCAATTTCTTGTGATATCTGCTTTTCATTCTTTCGCCCCTTTCAATCATTTGGGAAAGGGGAGGGGATTATCCCTCCCCATCTTTTTATTTCTGTTTCTGTGTTTGGATTAAATACCTCCAGTACCTTGCAACCTCTTTAAGAGCGTCTTCTGGTTCCTTTTGACCA contains these protein-coding regions:
- a CDS encoding carbohydrate ABC transporter permease; translation: MKSRYHKKLRRKQMTLTFFFITIPTLLMVLFTYYPLIFGVKISFYQYDMVGDSLFIGLRNYINLLRDPLFWNAFRNSLFYLVIVPPLQIISMVLAVLLNNALKARNIFRTLIFLPVVTPITIAAITWQWMYREKGFINFLLQSLHIIKEPISFLSNPNFALFAIMFVTMWKGFGYYMVIYLAGLQSIPNELVEAAKVDGAKPSQVFFKITVPLLKPYILFCSTMSSIAALNVFGEIYAMTKGGPVHATETMGIFIYNKAFGYLQFGYSNA